A part of Pantoea vagans genomic DNA contains:
- a CDS encoding PTS sugar transporter subunit IIC, with product MNSVIDFLVKDLLGQASILIAFIALIGLLLQKKSAGKVVEGTFKTLLGFLIMMAGINIIVGTLTFLNTIFTHGFGMRGYITDVAAIAGLANRELGSEVALTLLVIFIVNIIIARLTPFKYIFLTGQALLWMATIGAVIGYKAGLTGLPLILTGGIFGGIMAVVMPALAQPVVRRITDSDDVALGHFCTIGYLVTAAVAKVVGKGSRSTEDLKLPDNFKFLQDTYLSMALVMVPMYLIPAVAAGPAFIAQYSNGMNYLMYAFMQSIQFVAGVFVLYSGVRLLLNELVPAFRGIAMRVVPDAKPALDCPVMFPYAPNAVIVGFLATTLGSIVGMLVFPMFGLAMILPGLLTNFFAGGTAGVFGNAMGGRRGAMIGGFVHGLFITILPAILVPMLESYGFTGVTFSDSDVISTGLVLGHAFQNNWLFVALFIAFITALAWFVNGKSTKPQEEKIHETL from the coding sequence ATGAATAGTGTGATCGACTTCCTGGTAAAAGATCTGCTGGGGCAGGCATCGATTCTGATCGCCTTTATTGCCCTGATTGGTCTGCTGCTGCAAAAAAAATCGGCAGGTAAGGTGGTGGAAGGCACCTTTAAAACCCTGCTTGGCTTTTTAATTATGATGGCGGGTATCAATATTATTGTGGGCACACTGACGTTCCTCAATACCATTTTTACCCATGGCTTTGGCATGCGCGGCTATATCACCGATGTGGCTGCCATTGCCGGGCTGGCTAATCGTGAACTGGGGTCTGAAGTGGCGCTGACGCTGCTGGTGATCTTTATCGTCAACATCATCATCGCGCGACTGACGCCATTTAAGTACATCTTCCTGACCGGCCAGGCGTTGCTGTGGATGGCGACCATTGGCGCAGTCATCGGCTACAAAGCAGGGCTGACCGGCCTGCCGCTGATTCTGACCGGCGGCATCTTTGGCGGGATCATGGCGGTGGTCATGCCTGCGCTGGCGCAGCCGGTGGTGCGGCGGATCACCGACTCGGACGACGTGGCGCTGGGTCACTTCTGCACCATCGGTTATCTGGTCACGGCGGCGGTCGCCAAAGTCGTCGGCAAAGGCTCGCGCTCCACCGAAGACCTGAAGCTGCCCGATAACTTCAAGTTTCTGCAGGATACCTATCTGTCGATGGCGCTGGTGATGGTGCCGATGTACCTGATCCCCGCTGTGGCAGCCGGCCCGGCGTTTATCGCCCAGTACAGCAACGGCATGAACTACCTGATGTACGCCTTTATGCAGTCGATTCAGTTCGTGGCCGGGGTCTTCGTGCTCTACAGCGGCGTACGCCTGCTGCTGAACGAACTGGTGCCAGCCTTCCGGGGTATCGCGATGCGTGTGGTGCCGGATGCGAAACCGGCGCTGGACTGCCCGGTGATGTTTCCGTACGCCCCGAACGCGGTAATTGTCGGCTTCCTCGCCACCACGCTGGGTTCCATCGTCGGCATGCTGGTCTTCCCGATGTTTGGTCTGGCGATGATCCTGCCTGGCCTGCTGACCAACTTCTTTGCCGGTGGCACCGCCGGCGTATTTGGTAATGCCATGGGCGGACGGCGCGGCGCGATGATCGGCGGCTTCGTCCACGGACTCTTTATCACCATTCTGCCCGCCATCCTGGTACCGATGCTGGAGAGCTACGGCTTCACCGGGGTTACCTTCAGCGATTCCGACGTGATCAGTACCGGCCTGGTGCTCGGCCACGCCTTCCAGAATAACTGGCTGTTTGTCGCCCTGTTTATCGCCTTTATTACCGCGCTTGCCTGGTTTGTTAATGGCAAATCGACCAAACCTCAGGAGGAAAAAATCCATGAAACTTTATAA
- a CDS encoding PTS sugar transporter subunit IIB yields the protein MLKILCVCGCGLGSSFAIEMSAKAVLKKLEIEADIDHTTISEANAFKSDMILTQKAFADVLNADASPEQIKRVIILNRLTDKAEIEQKILAFLKERNQKVAAHE from the coding sequence ATGCTGAAAATATTATGTGTCTGTGGTTGTGGATTAGGTTCCAGTTTTGCGATTGAGATGAGCGCAAAAGCGGTATTAAAAAAACTGGAGATTGAGGCCGACATCGATCACACCACCATTTCAGAAGCGAATGCGTTTAAGTCAGATATGATCCTGACGCAAAAAGCCTTCGCCGATGTTTTAAACGCCGACGCCAGTCCGGAACAGATTAAACGGGTCATTATTCTTAACCGGCTCACCGATAAAGCGGAAATAGAGCAGAAGATCCTGGCCTTTTTAAAAGAACGCAACCAGAAGGTCGCCGCCCATGAATAG
- a CDS encoding 6-phosphofructokinase gives MRIGMVISGGDVTGINNFVFQIGRMAQAEMVIFDGGIPGLLENNHREIGQRDLLDFSIASIPVMQSGRTEKKLVRSEYELIARQLKNARIDILIMAGGDGSLQFLHTLSAYGVNCFGVGMTIDNDVFGSDYTLGFSTACEQVLKEVAKLRNTGRALPGRVFMLELLGGYCGELTLQSAIKSNADIALIPECQIPLPQLAQRITGRLAEQNSVVILCSEGYTREYSPGFQGAIDTLIKQLEPLIGVRIRKTILGYGLRNGDPTCEEIFQGTIMASEVVRCIQSGMRNKAVIINGSNKPIPIDLISMQKRLVDIDGHHYKLAKQLNIV, from the coding sequence ATGCGAATTGGAATGGTGATCAGTGGCGGTGACGTTACCGGCATTAATAATTTTGTCTTCCAGATTGGACGCATGGCACAGGCGGAGATGGTGATATTTGACGGCGGTATTCCCGGCCTGCTGGAAAATAATCATCGTGAGATAGGCCAGCGCGATCTGCTCGATTTTTCCATCGCCTCTATTCCGGTTATGCAATCGGGACGCACTGAAAAGAAACTGGTGCGCAGCGAATATGAGTTAATTGCGCGCCAGCTGAAAAACGCCCGGATTGACATATTAATTATGGCGGGCGGAGACGGGTCGCTGCAATTTCTCCATACCCTGTCGGCGTATGGCGTGAATTGTTTCGGCGTCGGCATGACCATTGATAATGATGTTTTCGGCAGCGACTACACGCTGGGATTTTCCACCGCCTGCGAGCAGGTATTAAAAGAGGTGGCGAAACTGCGTAATACCGGCCGCGCCTTACCGGGCCGGGTTTTTATGCTGGAATTACTCGGCGGCTATTGCGGCGAATTAACGCTGCAGTCCGCGATTAAATCTAACGCAGATATTGCGTTAATTCCTGAGTGCCAGATCCCGCTGCCACAACTGGCGCAGCGCATCACCGGGCGACTGGCTGAGCAGAACAGCGTGGTCATCCTCTGTTCGGAAGGCTACACCCGTGAATATTCGCCCGGTTTTCAGGGGGCGATCGACACCTTAATCAAACAGCTTGAACCCCTTATTGGCGTGCGCATCCGTAAAACCATTCTGGGTTACGGGCTGCGCAATGGTGATCCCACCTGCGAAGAGATCTTTCAGGGCACCATTATGGCCAGTGAAGTGGTGCGTTGTATTCAGTCAGGCATGCGGAATAAAGCGGTCATTATTAATGGCAGCAATAAACCGATCCCGATTGATTTAATAAGCATGCAAAAACGCCTGGTCGATATTGACGGGCACCATTACAAACTCGCTAAACAACTCAATATAGTGTGA
- a CDS encoding pyridoxal-phosphate dependent enzyme, which produces MEIAIRTPLVHSLPLSQLSGSNVWLKMESAQPTGSFKLRSAGHICQYYAAQGAKAFVSSSGGNAGIAVAHSGRRLGLPVTVVVPETTSARARQLIEQEGARLIVHGNVWSEANAYALSLASHEHIYIHPFDNPLLWDGISTLVDEVISEGLRPDAVILSVGGGSLLSGIVLGLERHQLSHIPIYAVETEGTASLNAALEAGERVTLDRVSGIATTLAASQVCENAFNVACRADVRGKVVTDEEAVNACRRFLDDHRVLTEPACGVSLSMLYDGKIGFKPDDNVLVIVCGGASVTLASLQG; this is translated from the coding sequence ATGGAAATAGCTATCCGTACCCCTCTCGTTCACTCCCTGCCACTGAGTCAGCTCAGCGGCAGCAACGTCTGGCTGAAAATGGAATCGGCGCAGCCAACCGGATCGTTTAAACTCAGAAGCGCAGGCCATATCTGTCAATACTACGCGGCACAAGGCGCTAAGGCGTTTGTCAGCTCCTCTGGCGGTAATGCGGGTATTGCCGTGGCGCACAGCGGCCGCAGACTGGGGCTACCGGTCACGGTGGTGGTGCCTGAAACGACATCGGCGCGCGCCAGACAGCTTATCGAACAGGAAGGTGCGAGACTGATCGTACACGGCAACGTCTGGAGTGAGGCTAATGCGTACGCGTTATCGCTGGCGTCGCACGAACATATCTACATCCATCCCTTTGACAATCCGCTGCTGTGGGACGGCATCAGCACGCTGGTTGATGAAGTGATCAGTGAGGGGTTGCGGCCGGATGCGGTAATCCTCTCCGTGGGCGGCGGCAGTCTGCTCTCCGGCATTGTCCTGGGTCTGGAAAGGCATCAGCTCAGCCATATCCCCATTTATGCGGTTGAAACTGAGGGAACCGCGTCGCTTAACGCCGCGCTGGAAGCCGGTGAGCGGGTCACGCTGGACCGGGTCAGCGGTATCGCCACCACGCTGGCAGCCAGTCAGGTGTGTGAAAATGCGTTTAACGTGGCATGCCGGGCAGATGTCAGGGGAAAGGTTGTGACAGATGAAGAGGCTGTTAATGCCTGCCGCCGCTTCCTGGACGATCATCGTGTTCTGACCGAACCAGCCTGTGGCGTCTCATTATCGATGCTGTATGACGGGAAAATTGGCTTTAAACCGGATGATAACGTGCTGGTTATCGTCTGTGGCGGGGCGTCCGTCACCCTGGCGAGCCTGCAGGGCTGA
- a CDS encoding YceI family protein has protein sequence MKNFKRIALPLLAAATLYAPLSQAEAMHYQLNPEHTSVIVAWNHFGFSNPTADIPDATGTLVFDKDHPEASRVDVTLPVSKIDSHVAALTKEFKGAEYFDTAKYPTATFHSTKVVAKGDNKFDVEGNLTLKGITKPVTLHATLNKQGEHPMVKKQAIGFDATGTIKRSDFKLDKYVPAVSDDVTLTLSTEAYAK, from the coding sequence GTGAAGAACTTCAAACGTATTGCACTGCCCCTGTTAGCCGCTGCTACCCTCTACGCTCCGTTATCTCAGGCCGAGGCGATGCACTACCAGCTGAACCCTGAGCATACGTCGGTAATTGTTGCCTGGAACCACTTTGGCTTCTCCAATCCTACCGCGGATATCCCGGATGCAACCGGTACGCTGGTGTTTGATAAAGATCATCCTGAGGCCTCACGCGTTGACGTGACCCTGCCAGTCAGCAAAATCGACAGCCACGTTGCCGCGCTGACCAAAGAGTTCAAAGGTGCTGAATACTTCGATACCGCCAAATACCCGACTGCGACCTTCCACAGCACCAAAGTCGTTGCGAAGGGCGACAACAAATTTGACGTTGAAGGTAACCTGACCCTGAAAGGCATCACTAAGCCAGTGACGCTGCACGCGACGCTGAACAAGCAGGGCGAGCATCCGATGGTCAAGAAGCAGGCGATTGGTTTTGACGCCACCGGCACCATCAAGCGTTCTGACTTCAAGCTGGACAAATATGTCCCTGCAGTCAGCGACGACGTTACGCTGACGCTGTCTACTGAAGCTTACGCGAAGTAA
- the pqqF gene encoding pyrroloquinoline quinone biosynthesis protein PqqF — translation MSTRGLQINGLTVELVHQPDASQAAALIQVGAGSHDEPDRWPGLAHLLEHLLFTGSSGWPDEGRLMSWIQTQGGKVNATTLARRSAYFFEVTPSLLADGLARLQDMLVSPLLDNQAIAQEVAVIDAEYQLLQRHEPSRIEAALLHAAATPAEFQRFHIGSRASFGDELSALQRALRQFHQRYYVASNMRLWLQGPHSLDELEQLARQFADALPAGQWRQELAPPQLNSDTCWQLAETAQAALWRSWLLDSSDGVTLWREFLLDEAPGSLLATLREQGLAEALELKWIYQAEDAYWLALGIETSEPAKVNQLVNGYIAALRQTNEQQHQHYYQLAQQQFVTLSPMEQLRQRAIGFAPDKNLPALQPLLENLASAPGTLLFCSSQPAMEHIVTQGFTVALTACEPAPAEALPAAGFTFYPLDITATPAPLPAQAVALPHHPSDDPQATLILRPEFWSTFTAEAGEALGRRLRPLFAALRHQGGHGSWQEVEGVWQLTVRLSDQAVADQALSQIVSALTLPIEANRPAPVESIAIRALLRQLPYQLAANVTLGCWRAALKGGDAMLHSVIARRLSALSLPVNPVTPPTRMTTQTGMTRLPHASADNALLLFIPLQRPEQLAALRALALIYEPRFFQRYRVEQPIGYVVSSRYMRCADEDGVLFALQSPDYSALSLLRYCRNFLRSLNETLAGCDLVALKARLLSQQAEQPLALLRRENGLAEPDAAQIAALTLADLQQLHRTLIQDRRRWRVLFTGANA, via the coding sequence ATGAGCACGCGCGGCCTGCAGATAAACGGTCTGACGGTTGAACTGGTGCATCAGCCCGATGCCAGCCAGGCCGCCGCCCTGATTCAGGTAGGGGCCGGAAGTCACGACGAGCCGGATCGCTGGCCCGGACTGGCCCATCTGCTGGAGCATCTGTTGTTCACCGGCAGCAGCGGCTGGCCCGATGAGGGCCGGCTAATGAGCTGGATCCAGACGCAGGGCGGGAAGGTTAACGCCACCACGCTGGCCCGGCGTAGCGCGTACTTTTTCGAGGTCACGCCGTCGCTGCTGGCAGACGGGCTGGCAAGACTGCAGGATATGCTGGTCTCTCCGCTGCTCGATAATCAGGCGATCGCTCAGGAAGTGGCGGTCATCGACGCGGAATATCAGCTGTTGCAGCGTCATGAGCCATCCCGCATCGAAGCGGCATTACTGCACGCAGCTGCCACCCCCGCTGAATTTCAGCGCTTCCATATTGGCAGCCGGGCGAGCTTTGGCGACGAGCTCTCTGCGCTGCAACGGGCATTGCGGCAGTTCCACCAGCGCTACTACGTTGCCAGCAATATGCGGCTCTGGCTGCAGGGACCGCATTCGCTGGATGAGCTGGAACAGCTGGCGCGTCAGTTTGCTGACGCACTGCCTGCCGGTCAGTGGCGGCAGGAGCTGGCACCGCCGCAGCTCAATAGCGATACCTGCTGGCAGCTGGCGGAAACAGCTCAGGCAGCGCTATGGCGCAGCTGGCTGCTCGATAGCAGTGACGGTGTCACGTTGTGGCGTGAGTTTTTATTGGATGAAGCGCCCGGCTCGTTGCTGGCAACCCTGCGTGAGCAGGGGCTGGCCGAGGCGCTGGAGCTGAAATGGATTTATCAGGCTGAAGATGCGTACTGGCTGGCGCTGGGTATCGAAACCAGTGAGCCTGCGAAGGTAAATCAACTGGTTAACGGTTACATCGCTGCGCTGCGCCAGACGAATGAACAGCAGCATCAGCACTATTATCAGCTGGCACAGCAGCAATTTGTGACGTTGTCACCGATGGAGCAGTTGCGTCAGCGTGCTATCGGTTTCGCACCTGACAAAAACCTGCCTGCGTTGCAGCCGCTGCTGGAAAACCTCGCCAGTGCGCCTGGCACACTGCTGTTCTGTTCGTCGCAACCGGCAATGGAACACATCGTCACACAGGGCTTCACTGTGGCGCTGACGGCCTGTGAGCCCGCCCCGGCGGAGGCGCTGCCCGCTGCCGGTTTCACCTTCTATCCGCTCGACATCACTGCGACGCCTGCGCCGCTGCCCGCTCAGGCGGTGGCATTGCCGCATCATCCGTCAGACGACCCGCAGGCAACGCTGATCCTGCGACCGGAGTTCTGGTCAACCTTTACTGCGGAGGCGGGCGAAGCGCTGGGCCGGCGCTTGCGTCCGCTGTTTGCGGCGCTGCGTCATCAGGGCGGTCACGGCAGCTGGCAGGAAGTGGAAGGTGTGTGGCAACTGACGGTCCGGCTATCGGATCAGGCGGTCGCTGACCAGGCGCTGAGCCAGATTGTCTCCGCCCTGACATTACCCATTGAGGCAAACCGGCCCGCGCCTGTGGAGAGCATCGCTATCCGCGCGCTGCTGCGACAGTTGCCTTATCAGCTGGCAGCCAACGTTACGCTAGGATGCTGGCGGGCGGCGCTGAAGGGCGGCGATGCGATGCTGCACTCAGTGATTGCCCGGCGGCTGAGCGCGCTGTCGCTGCCGGTTAACCCTGTTACGCCGCCCACGCGTATGACCACGCAGACCGGCATGACGCGCCTGCCGCACGCTAGTGCAGACAACGCGCTGCTGCTGTTTATTCCGCTGCAGCGTCCTGAACAGCTGGCGGCATTGCGCGCGCTGGCACTGATCTACGAGCCACGCTTTTTCCAGCGCTACCGCGTTGAGCAGCCGATAGGTTATGTGGTCAGCAGTCGCTATATGCGCTGTGCCGATGAAGATGGGGTGTTATTTGCGCTGCAGTCGCCCGACTACAGTGCACTGTCACTGCTGCGCTACTGCCGTAACTTCCTGCGGTCACTGAACGAGACGCTGGCGGGATGTGATCTGGTGGCCCTGAAAGCGCGACTGCTGAGCCAGCAGGCTGAGCAGCCACTGGCCCTGTTGCGCCGTGAAAATGGCCTGGCAGAACCGGATGCGGCGCAGATTGCGGCGCTGACCCTTGCAGATTTACAGCAATTGCACCGCACGCTGATTCAGGATCGCCGCCGCTGGCGGGTGCTGTTCACCGGCGCGAATGCGTAA
- the pqqE gene encoding pyrroloquinoline quinone biosynthesis protein PqqE, translated as MNRSGYSSVTPLKPGVNPPLWLLAELTYRCPLQCPYCSNPLDFAQQEKELSTEQWIEVFRQARAMGSVQLGFSGGEPLVRKDLPELIKAARDLGFYTNLITSGIGLTEKKLDAFSEAGLDHIQISFQASDETLNAALAGSKKAFQQKLEMAKAVKAHGYPMVLNFVLHRHNIDQIDKIIDLCIELEADDVELATCQFYGWAQLNREGLLPTREQIAQAEAVVSRYRERMSDSGNLTNLLFVTPDYYEERPKPCMGGWGAIFLSVTPEGTALPCHSARQLPVEFPSVLTQRLDDIWYNSFGFNRYRGFDWMPEPCRSCDEKEKDFGGCRCQAFMLTGNADNTDPVCSKSPHHGKILEARREADCSDIKIGQLQFRNRSNSQLIYKTRNL; from the coding sequence ATGAACAGAAGTGGATACAGTTCCGTGACCCCGCTTAAACCTGGCGTGAATCCGCCGCTCTGGCTGCTGGCCGAGCTGACCTATCGCTGTCCGCTGCAGTGTCCCTACTGCTCCAACCCGCTGGATTTCGCGCAGCAGGAGAAGGAGCTGAGCACGGAGCAGTGGATTGAGGTGTTTCGTCAGGCGCGCGCCATGGGCAGCGTCCAGCTTGGATTCTCCGGCGGCGAGCCGCTGGTACGTAAAGATCTGCCGGAGCTGATCAAAGCGGCGCGCGATCTCGGCTTTTACACCAACCTGATCACTTCGGGCATCGGCCTGACGGAGAAGAAGCTGGATGCGTTCAGCGAGGCGGGTCTGGATCATATCCAGATCAGTTTCCAGGCGAGTGACGAAACCCTGAATGCGGCGCTGGCCGGGTCAAAGAAAGCGTTTCAGCAGAAGCTGGAGATGGCGAAAGCGGTAAAAGCGCACGGCTATCCGATGGTGCTGAACTTTGTGCTGCATCGCCATAACATCGACCAGATTGATAAGATCATCGACCTCTGCATTGAGCTGGAAGCGGATGACGTAGAGCTGGCGACCTGTCAGTTCTACGGCTGGGCGCAGCTCAACCGCGAAGGCCTGCTGCCGACGCGTGAGCAGATCGCTCAGGCGGAAGCGGTGGTCAGCCGCTATCGTGAGCGGATGAGCGACAGCGGCAATCTCACCAACCTGCTGTTCGTGACGCCTGACTATTACGAAGAGCGACCTAAGCCCTGTATGGGCGGCTGGGGGGCGATCTTCCTGAGCGTCACACCAGAGGGCACCGCGCTGCCGTGCCACAGTGCGCGCCAGCTGCCGGTCGAGTTTCCGTCGGTACTGACGCAGCGCCTGGACGATATCTGGTACAACTCGTTCGGCTTCAACCGCTATCGCGGTTTTGACTGGATGCCGGAGCCGTGCCGCTCCTGTGATGAGAAAGAGAAAGATTTTGGCGGCTGTCGCTGTCAGGCCTTTATGCTGACCGGCAATGCTGACAACACCGATCCGGTGTGCAGTAAATCACCTCATCACGGCAAAATTCTCGAAGCCCGGCGGGAGGCGGATTGCAGCGACATTAAAATTGGTCAGCTGCAGTTCCGCAATCGCAGCAACTCGCAACTGATTTATAAAACCCGGAACCTCTGA
- the pqqD gene encoding pyrroloquinoline quinone biosynthesis peptide chaperone PqqD, with the protein MNENSIAAFRRGYRMQWEAAQDTHVVLYPEGMAKLNETAAAILELVDGKQDIAAIIATLDSRFPEAGGVGPDVLEFLQSAYEQKWIQFRDPA; encoded by the coding sequence ATGAATGAAAACTCGATTGCCGCGTTTCGTCGCGGCTACCGTATGCAGTGGGAAGCCGCCCAGGATACCCATGTGGTGCTCTATCCCGAAGGCATGGCGAAGCTGAACGAAACTGCCGCCGCCATTCTTGAGCTGGTGGATGGCAAACAGGATATCGCCGCGATTATCGCAACGCTGGATAGCCGTTTCCCGGAGGCGGGCGGCGTGGGGCCGGACGTTTTGGAGTTCCTGCAGTCAGCCTATGAACAGAAGTGGATACAGTTCCGTGACCCCGCTTAA
- the pqqC gene encoding pyrroloquinoline-quinone synthase PqqC: MQITDTLSPQAFEQALRDKGAYYHIHHPYHIAMHNGQATREQIQGWVANRFYYQTTIPLKDAAIMANCPDPATRRKWVQRILDHDGSNGEEGGIEAWLRLGEAVGLTREELLSEQHVLPGVRFAVDAYINFARRANWQEAACSSLTELFAPQIHQSRLDSWPQHYPWIKEEGYFYFRSRLGQANRDVEHGLALALEYFTTAETQNRMLEILQFKLDILWSMLDAMTMAYELKRPPYHTVTDKAAWHTTRLV, encoded by the coding sequence ATGCAGATTACTGACACGCTGTCGCCGCAGGCTTTTGAACAGGCCCTGCGCGACAAAGGCGCTTACTACCACATTCATCACCCGTATCACATCGCGATGCATAACGGTCAGGCCACGCGGGAGCAGATTCAGGGCTGGGTGGCGAACCGCTTCTATTACCAGACCACCATTCCGCTGAAAGATGCGGCGATTATGGCTAACTGCCCGGATCCCGCCACCCGACGTAAATGGGTGCAGCGCATCCTCGACCACGACGGCAGCAACGGCGAAGAGGGCGGCATTGAGGCCTGGCTGCGGCTGGGCGAGGCGGTCGGGCTGACGCGCGAAGAATTATTGTCAGAGCAGCATGTGCTGCCGGGCGTGCGTTTTGCCGTCGATGCCTATATCAACTTCGCCCGCCGTGCCAACTGGCAGGAGGCGGCCTGCAGCTCACTCACCGAGCTGTTCGCGCCGCAGATCCACCAGTCGCGGCTCGACAGCTGGCCGCAGCACTATCCGTGGATCAAAGAAGAGGGCTATTTCTACTTCCGCAGTCGCCTGGGTCAGGCAAACCGCGATGTAGAGCATGGCCTGGCGCTGGCGCTGGAGTACTTCACCACCGCGGAAACGCAGAACCGGATGCTGGAAATTTTGCAGTTTAAGCTCGATATTTTATGGAGCATGCTGGACGCCATGACCATGGCTTATGAGCTGAAACGTCCGCCTTATCACACCGTCACCGACAAGGCGGCGTGGCACACCACCCGACTGGTATAA
- the pqqB gene encoding pyrroloquinoline quinone biosynthesis protein PqqB, translated as MFIKILGSAAGGGFPQWNCNCANCHGVRNGTIQAQARTQSSIILSDNGEDWVLCNASPDIGQQILHTPELTRKGVLRGTAIGGIILTDSQIDHTTGLLSLREGCPHQVWCTPEVHADLSTGFPIFPMLTHWNGGLQHRPIAPLTPFSVDVCTDLQFTAIPIISNAPPYSPYRDRPLPGHNVALFIENRANGQTLLYAPGLGEPDAVILPWLQKADCLLIDGTVWQDDELLTTGVGHNTGKAMGHLALAEEQGLMALLASLPAKRKILIHINNTNPILNEQSPQRQFLTEQGIEVSWDGMAIHLQG; from the coding sequence ATGTTTATCAAAATCCTCGGCTCAGCCGCGGGTGGCGGGTTTCCGCAGTGGAACTGTAACTGCGCCAACTGCCACGGCGTGCGTAATGGCACCATTCAGGCTCAGGCACGCACGCAATCGTCGATTATCCTCAGCGATAACGGTGAAGACTGGGTGTTATGTAACGCATCACCCGACATCGGCCAGCAGATCCTGCACACGCCAGAACTGACCCGCAAGGGCGTACTGCGCGGCACGGCGATCGGGGGAATTATCCTCACCGACAGCCAGATCGATCACACCACCGGGCTGCTGAGCCTGCGTGAGGGCTGTCCGCATCAGGTCTGGTGCACGCCGGAAGTGCATGCTGACCTTAGTACCGGCTTCCCGATCTTTCCAATGCTGACTCACTGGAACGGCGGTTTACAGCACCGGCCAATTGCGCCCCTGACGCCGTTCAGCGTCGATGTCTGCACCGATTTGCAGTTCACCGCGATTCCTATCATCAGTAATGCACCGCCTTACTCGCCCTATCGCGACCGGCCGCTGCCGGGCCATAACGTGGCGCTGTTTATTGAAAACCGGGCGAATGGCCAGACGCTGCTCTACGCGCCAGGTCTGGGCGAGCCGGATGCGGTGATCCTGCCCTGGCTGCAAAAAGCGGATTGCCTGCTGATTGACGGCACCGTCTGGCAGGATGATGAGCTGCTGACTACCGGCGTGGGTCACAACACCGGCAAGGCGATGGGCCATCTGGCGCTGGCGGAAGAGCAGGGGCTGATGGCGCTGCTGGCGTCGCTGCCGGCTAAACGCAAAATTCTGATCCACATTAACAACACCAATCCGATCCTTAATGAGCAGTCACCCCAGCGTCAGTTTCTGACGGAGCAGGGAATAGAGGTGAGCTGGGACGGAATGGCGATTCATCTTCAGGGCTAA
- the pqqA gene encoding pyrroloquinoline quinone precursor peptide PqqA, with product MWKKPTFVDMRLGLEVTLYISNR from the coding sequence ATGTGGAAAAAACCAACTTTCGTTGATATGCGTCTCGGTCTGGAAGTGACTCTTTACATCTCCAACCGTTAA